The Microbacterium sp. W4I20 genome segment GGGCCTCCGGGTGGGCGAGAGCGTAGGCCGCGGCGAGCGCGCCGGTGCCGCAGCCGAGGTCGATCACGTCGAGTGCAGGCCCGCCGCCGTGCACAACTCCTCGAGGACGGTCGCTCTCGCGCGGGCCGGCCCCGGAATCACGGCCTTCACCGGCGTCGCGCCCGGAATTCTGGAGGAGTTGTGCACCGCCGAGCCCGAGCACCTCCAGCAGCACGCGCGTGCCGATGTCGAGCCGCGGGCCGGCGAACGCCCCACCGTGGGCCACGAGGGTCAGGCCGTCGTGCTGCGCAGTCACCGGGAACGGCCGCTGGAGCCCCGCCGGAAGGGGCTCCGCCGCGACCACGAGCCGCGACTTCCGCTCAGCCCGCTGGGCCTGTACCTGCGCGAAGCTGCGGCCGAGCACCTCGTTCTGTCCGAGCGTCATGTGCTTGACCCTCCCGCCAGCGACGAGCACGACGTCGGGCGCGGCCCAGCGGACGACCGCGTCGGCGATCTCCTCGAGCTCGGCGAGAGACTTCGGCAGCTGCAGCAACACGACCCTCGCACCCTCGAGCAGGGCGGCATCGAGTTCCTGCGAAGAGAAACCCCCGAGCCCGAGCTCCTCGGCGTTCCTCACCAGCGCCCGTCGCCCGGTCGCGAGGTCCTGATGCACACGGATGCCGCGGCGTCCGGCATCCGTCAACGCCAGGGTGACCGCGCCGTACTCGTCGCCGATCACCGCGATCTCGTCGCCCGGCACGTCGAGAGCGAGCGCCCATTCGACCAGCAGCAGATCGGTGGCGTCGTGGGCCTGGAGGTTCTCCGCCTCGACGTCGGGCCACCGGCGCAGGCGGCTGTAGGGGAACTCCGGCACCCGCCCACTGTACGCGCCGGCCGTGAGGATTCCGCATGCGTTTCTTCGCAGTATTCACAAATCTGTGAAATAGGCGTAGCGTCCCGACCATGACCACAGTCATCGCCACCCAGGGCCTCACCAAGCACTACGGCCACGTGCACGCGCTCGACGGGCTCGACCTCACCGTCGAGCAGGGTCAGGTGCACGGATTCCTCGGGCCGAACGGGGCGGGCAAGTCGACCACGATCCGCATCCTGCTCGGGCTCGCCCGACGCACCGGAGGCGAGGCATCCGTGTTCGGCGAAGACCCGTGGAGCAAAGCGGTCGATCTGCACCGCCGCATCGCCTACGTGCCCGGCGACGTGAGCGTCTGGCCCACCCTCTCCGGCGGGGAGGCCGTCGACCTGCTCGCGCGGCTACGCGGTGCGCAGACGAAGGATGCCGCCTACCAGCACGAGAAGACCCGGCTCATGGAGGCGTTCCAGTTCGACCCGCGCAAGAAGGGCCGCGCCTACTCCAAGGGCAACCGGCAGAAGGTCGCTCTGATCGCGGCGTTCGCGGTGCCGGCCGACCTGTACATCCTCGACGAGCCGACCAGCGGGCTCGATCCGCTGATGGCGGTGATCTTCCAGCGGGAGGTCGCGCGCGCCCACGCGAACGGCGCGACCGTGCTGCTGTCGAGCCACATCATGAGCGAGGTCGAGCAGCTGTGCGACCGGGTGTCGATCATCCGCGCCGGCCGCATCGTCGAGAGCGGCACCCTGAACGACCTGCGCCACCTCACCCGCAGCGACGTGTCGTTCACGGCATCCGACATCACGCTCGCCGACGTCGCCGCCATCCCCGAGGTGCACGACCCGGCGGTGCAGGGCGACCGCATCCGCCTCGCCGTCGACAGCGATCGCACCGCCGTCGTGCTCCCGGCGCTCGCGGCGCTCGGCATCACCGACCTCCGCGTCGCACCCCCGTCGCTCGAGGAACTGTTCCTGCGCCACTACGGCGACGACCTCGCCAGCCTCGAGGCCGCCGAAGATCGAGTCGCACCCACCGCCGCACCCCGCACGCGTCGTGAGCGCCGCGAGTCGAAGGACCGGGCGTGATGACCGCCTTCGCCGTGCTGCTGCGGCAGCGCATCCGCCGCGACTGGCTCCAGCTGACCCTGTGGATCGGGGGCACGGCGGCGCTCGCCCTCGCCGGGTATGCCGGGGTCTCCCGGTCGTTCTCGACGCTTGAGGATCGGCAGAGCATCCTCGCCGCGGCGCTCGCCAATCCGGTGATCCTGCTGTTCCGCGGACTCCCCTCCGGCACGTCGGAGGGCGCGTTCATGGCGTTCCAGCTGCTGCCCTGGCTCGCGCTGCTGGCCGCCCTCATGAGCGCGTTCCTCGCGGTGCGGCACACCAGGGGCGACGAGGAGGCCGGCCGGTCGGAACTCATCTGGGCGACCCCCGCCGGACGCCGCGCGCCGACCATCGCCACGATCGCGCACGGTGTGCTCGCCAACGTCGTGCTCGCCGCACTCACGACTCTGGCGCTGCTCGGCGTCGGGCTCCCGGCGACCGGATCTGTCCTGACCGGCGCCGCGGCCGGCGCCTGCGGCATCGTGTTCCTCGGTGTCGGGCTGCTTGCGGCACAGCTGATGCGCACCGCCCGGGGAGCGAACTCGCTGACCGTCTGGGTGCTGATGGCGGCATTCCTGGTCCGCGGTCTCGGCAACGCGGCCGGCACCCCGAGCGATGATCTCTCCGAGATGAGGAGCGCCTGGTTCGCCTGGCTGTCGCCGTTCGCCTGGGCCGAGCAGACCCGCCCCTACGACGCCGACATCGTCGGGCCCGTGCTGCCGCTGCTGGGACTCGGCCTCGTGCTCGCCGCCACCGCGGTCGCCCTGCAGGCCCTGCGCGACATCGACGCGAGCTTCGTGCCCG includes the following:
- a CDS encoding ABC transporter ATP-binding protein, coding for MTTVIATQGLTKHYGHVHALDGLDLTVEQGQVHGFLGPNGAGKSTTIRILLGLARRTGGEASVFGEDPWSKAVDLHRRIAYVPGDVSVWPTLSGGEAVDLLARLRGAQTKDAAYQHEKTRLMEAFQFDPRKKGRAYSKGNRQKVALIAAFAVPADLYILDEPTSGLDPLMAVIFQREVARAHANGATVLLSSHIMSEVEQLCDRVSIIRAGRIVESGTLNDLRHLTRSDVSFTASDITLADVAAIPEVHDPAVQGDRIRLAVDSDRTAVVLPALAALGITDLRVAPPSLEELFLRHYGDDLASLEAAEDRVAPTAAPRTRRERRESKDRA
- a CDS encoding class I SAM-dependent methyltransferase, giving the protein MPEFPYSRLRRWPDVEAENLQAHDATDLLLVEWALALDVPGDEIAVIGDEYGAVTLALTDAGRRGIRVHQDLATGRRALVRNAEELGLGGFSSQELDAALLEGARVVLLQLPKSLAELEEIADAVVRWAAPDVVLVAGGRVKHMTLGQNEVLGRSFAQVQAQRAERKSRLVVAAEPLPAGLQRPFPVTAQHDGLTLVAHGGAFAGPRLDIGTRVLLEVLGLGGAQLLQNSGRDAGEGRDSGAGPRESDRPRGVVHGGGPALDVIDLGCGTGALAAAYALAHPEARVIATDRSAAAVASTRATAAANGLADRIVVTHDDAGSDLPDASADVVLLNPPFHLGTSVHTGAATRLFEAAARLLRPGGDLFTVFNSSLGYRAELTRIVGATEQLHRTSKFTVTRSIRR
- a CDS encoding ABC transporter permease, whose amino-acid sequence is MTAFAVLLRQRIRRDWLQLTLWIGGTAALALAGYAGVSRSFSTLEDRQSILAAALANPVILLFRGLPSGTSEGAFMAFQLLPWLALLAALMSAFLAVRHTRGDEEAGRSELIWATPAGRRAPTIATIAHGVLANVVLAALTTLALLGVGLPATGSVLTGAAAGACGIVFLGVGLLAAQLMRTARGANSLTVWVLMAAFLVRGLGNAAGTPSDDLSEMRSAWFAWLSPFAWAEQTRPYDADIVGPVLPLLGLGLVLAATAVALQALRDIDASFVPERRGRVSARPALASPHALLWRLTAGAIAGWAVGGAVSGMLATTLSGVIDQISGDNPAVTEVLKQIGGATGGLGETVVTVFFTLVGILAACCAVQTVVRARQEEARGTAEVVLATPVGRVRWLADHVIVGTSAVVIVVAAAVLAGWIGAWSTDADDSLYRIVAVAGLGQIAAASVFTVLTALVFVLVPRATIGLAWTLVLVATMLGMFGPLLGLPEWSANISPFAVTPVVDGERVDARGLWWLLFSVAAGAAASLGLMRRRELATGG